Proteins from a genomic interval of Chryseobacterium indologenes:
- a CDS encoding Vgr family protein, with protein sequence MNKNTSNSEKISENHIPGINRVVKLDIVIEGKIIKHFKHFRLQQSVKKHHDFELTLAHDTLDGIQNHDLEEAQQFLGKRLTVVFKYKDVEGSPERTFVGVITKVGFSQEHHSLGNIVLKGQSPTILLDAAPHTQSFGGEQPVNMGIIAAEVIKQGIESSKFDVKINAKASAQILYSAQYNETHYNYLCRMAEAYGEQFYYDGEVLHFGNMPPQNKALELIYGSNVSDINVELKAVHIKPNFYGYNSSSNAKLTSGETPIKHVGNLAQTAYKNNDGIFKTPSLQVAPIKAATDMDVVISQTSKAGSRAVEVFTVSGGSTIPFLYPGCVADINMRKNDTNKTAYFTKLMMTDIIHEVDALGRYAGRFEAIASDTGYIPTPDFTLPIAQPQIATVISNTDPLGQGRVTVKFDWQLHDTTNFIRMMAPDAGGTDQITQNRGYVAIPEVGDQVMVGFVHNHPDRPFVMGGMFHGGVALGGGVNNHLKSIQTRSGIRILMNDAEGSVNIIDPSGNNYYMDGKGNIVVTAPKNMTFNAGEDLNINVGKDMKTSVGNDNTTHIINDHKFTSKNYKQTVNENKTINVTGDLKETTSTTTHKAKNGDILLQSSGVAKMLGKIDAKVNKG encoded by the coding sequence ATGAATAAAAATACCTCGAATTCTGAAAAGATTTCGGAAAATCATATTCCCGGAATCAACCGCGTGGTGAAACTGGATATTGTGATTGAAGGGAAAATAATCAAGCACTTCAAACACTTCCGTTTACAGCAGAGCGTAAAAAAACACCATGACTTTGAATTGACTCTAGCCCACGATACACTTGATGGAATACAAAACCATGATCTTGAAGAAGCTCAGCAGTTTTTAGGAAAACGCCTAACTGTAGTTTTTAAGTATAAAGATGTAGAAGGCAGCCCTGAAAGAACCTTTGTGGGAGTAATCACAAAAGTGGGCTTCAGCCAGGAACACCATAGTCTGGGAAATATTGTACTAAAAGGACAGAGCCCAACTATTTTATTGGATGCCGCTCCCCATACACAAAGCTTTGGTGGAGAACAGCCTGTCAACATGGGAATTATTGCTGCCGAAGTAATTAAACAGGGGATTGAAAGCAGTAAGTTTGACGTGAAAATAAACGCTAAAGCATCCGCTCAGATTCTGTACAGTGCCCAGTATAACGAAACCCATTACAACTATCTCTGCCGGATGGCAGAAGCTTACGGAGAGCAGTTTTATTATGACGGCGAAGTATTGCACTTCGGAAATATGCCTCCACAGAACAAAGCACTTGAACTTATCTACGGAAGTAATGTCTCTGATATCAATGTTGAGTTGAAAGCTGTGCATATCAAACCTAATTTTTACGGATACAACAGCAGCTCCAATGCTAAACTGACTTCAGGAGAAACGCCCATAAAGCATGTGGGGAATTTGGCACAGACTGCTTATAAAAATAATGACGGAATTTTCAAAACACCGTCTTTACAGGTTGCCCCCATAAAAGCCGCGACTGATATGGATGTGGTTATTTCTCAGACCAGCAAGGCAGGAAGCAGGGCTGTAGAAGTATTTACCGTTTCGGGAGGTAGTACCATTCCGTTTTTATATCCGGGATGTGTTGCTGACATCAATATGAGAAAGAATGATACCAACAAAACAGCTTATTTTACAAAACTTATGATGACGGATATCATTCACGAGGTAGATGCACTGGGACGCTACGCAGGAAGATTTGAGGCTATAGCTTCGGACACCGGATATATTCCTACTCCTGATTTTACCCTTCCTATTGCACAGCCACAAATTGCAACCGTTATTTCCAATACAGATCCGCTGGGCCAGGGAAGAGTAACGGTGAAATTTGACTGGCAGCTGCATGATACCACCAATTTTATCAGGATGATGGCCCCTGATGCGGGAGGAACAGATCAGATTACTCAAAACAGAGGCTATGTAGCAATACCGGAAGTAGGAGATCAGGTTATGGTAGGATTTGTACATAATCATCCGGACCGCCCTTTTGTGATGGGAGGAATGTTTCACGGAGGTGTTGCTTTGGGTGGCGGAGTGAATAATCACTTAAAATCCATACAAACCCGAAGCGGAATCAGGATTCTGATGAATGATGCAGAAGGAAGTGTCAATATTATAGACCCCAGCGGAAACAACTATTATATGGACGGAAAAGGTAATATTGTCGTAACTGCCCCTAAAAATATGACATTCAATGCGGGAGAAGATCTTAACATCAACGTCGGAAAAGACATGAAAACAAGCGTTGGAAATGATAATACCACCCATATTATCAATGATCATAAATTTACCTCAAAAAATTATAAACAAACTGTGAACGAGAATAAAACCATTAATGTGACAGGTGATTTAAAGGAAACAACGTCTACCACAACACATAAAGCAAAAAATGGCGATATCTTGTTACAAAGCTCCGGGGTTGCCAAAATGCTGGGGAAAATAGACGCTAAAGTGAATAAAGGCTAA
- a CDS encoding DUF2931 family protein, translated as MTKYEWTEATSASLGYPMEVYKGGIECEGGEWVSLGFGIAPGGNRWGTINNGMGNGFKSLPSRLDFVWMSYMENQFYMIDTPIDTAKIKEYFSKGYQVKVTNGSGETEHLNYNKICVGMAPGGVVVVWVAGVGVQKEVGRYQAKKVTIPESEIATLDSHENRFWRKDYLEMVQTREQIIPARIREENKGKPIPFGLWDQYRIRYSWKPVFELPENAGLNPLTDVGMSLLNGEQEQLDAAKISLSENEMRAIPRSIGFDFIGADKKKYGADCDLNEKSAFEAFAKVFGDDPKSTKASLFIKVNEAYSFFTVLLKGENGKEAFIKTDKVEVF; from the coding sequence ATGACAAAATATGAATGGACTGAAGCAACTTCTGCTTCCTTAGGATATCCCATGGAAGTATACAAAGGAGGAATTGAATGCGAAGGTGGGGAATGGGTAAGTTTAGGTTTTGGGATAGCTCCCGGTGGTAACCGTTGGGGTACCATCAACAATGGGATGGGAAATGGTTTTAAAAGCCTCCCTTCCCGGTTGGATTTTGTGTGGATGTCTTATATGGAAAACCAGTTTTATATGATTGATACACCTATCGATACCGCTAAAATTAAAGAATACTTTAGTAAAGGATATCAGGTAAAAGTAACTAATGGCAGTGGTGAAACAGAACATTTAAATTATAATAAAATTTGTGTAGGAATGGCTCCGGGAGGAGTAGTTGTCGTTTGGGTAGCCGGTGTTGGAGTTCAGAAAGAAGTGGGAAGGTATCAGGCGAAAAAAGTAACCATTCCGGAATCTGAAATTGCGACATTGGACAGTCATGAAAATCGCTTTTGGAGGAAAGATTATTTGGAAATGGTGCAGACTCGCGAACAGATTATTCCGGCAAGGATAAGGGAAGAAAATAAAGGAAAACCTATTCCTTTCGGCTTGTGGGATCAATATAGAATACGATACAGCTGGAAACCTGTTTTTGAACTTCCGGAAAATGCCGGTCTCAATCCTTTGACAGATGTTGGTATGTCATTACTTAATGGGGAACAGGAACAGCTCGATGCGGCGAAAATTTCTCTAAGTGAAAATGAAATGAGGGCAATACCGAGAAGCATCGGTTTTGATTTTATTGGCGCAGACAAGAAGAAATACGGGGCAGATTGTGATCTGAATGAGAAATCGGCTTTTGAGGCCTTTGCTAAAGTATTTGGTGATGATCCCAAATCAACAAAGGCAAGTCTTTTTATTAAAGTAAATGAGGCATATAGCTTCTTTACCGTCTTATTGAAGGGTGAAAATGGTAAAGAAGCCTTTATAAAGACTGACAAAGTAGAGGTTTTCTAA
- a CDS encoding DUF2235 domain-containing protein encodes MGKTFVYNTGNPKTPVDEMHLEIGVFFDGTLNNLKNSELRMKYRDGKNKMTSTDTEDQIREKEKAIKDTRILQEKEYERLKKKKLLDDNSEYHQYLKYSHQEWLDKQGVDNSFSNDYTNVARMYQCCEQNSYGIYVEGIGTLNNNRDVDDGFQYGSGKTGVRGKVRKGCEMVADRIGDLKKQQRDKKKLVKIIVDTFGFSRGAAAARNFAYEINGNKRPKDVEIKKIRKVIGYTQTYSPYGPVSVPEYGDFWIDKDNIEVDPKYIKDGKLPKFGFLGYYLLSKKILSEQQLEDLDLDVRFIGVYDTVSSYEEFGDMGTLKRVGWQGMKHSVLGPNYNFGDDVEQLQLKNPGPYFKAVHFTAANEHRENFSLTRFPGSIEKEFPGVHCDIGGAYENGTERVDEIETSNHKPVWFLNKRRQQLIDECWFDSEQIEINNSFLNVLTFGGVYRKITGTRFLRKEYSYIPLHFMEELGENLYNHQLMTKTEITFSIENDKYLPHAKDLLHGYVFENEGKWDFKTDEVVEKEKQEKALQRLLHPEPVQEPAHEESPEEKLDENGNKMKTTTLEEVTVTAYHPQTLLRIMRKQYLHWSANRDWMGMDPNNDYQRRIY; translated from the coding sequence ATGGGAAAAACTTTTGTATACAACACGGGCAATCCTAAAACTCCTGTAGATGAAATGCATCTGGAAATAGGAGTATTCTTTGATGGTACTTTGAATAATTTGAAAAACAGCGAATTAAGAATGAAGTACAGAGATGGAAAGAATAAAATGACAAGTACTGATACAGAGGATCAGATCAGGGAAAAAGAAAAGGCAATCAAAGACACAAGGATCCTGCAGGAAAAAGAATATGAAAGATTGAAAAAGAAAAAGCTGCTGGATGATAATTCTGAATACCACCAGTATCTTAAATACAGTCATCAGGAATGGCTGGACAAACAGGGGGTGGATAACAGTTTCAGCAACGATTATACGAATGTAGCAAGGATGTACCAATGCTGTGAGCAAAATTCATATGGCATTTATGTGGAGGGTATTGGGACGCTCAATAACAATCGGGATGTTGATGACGGTTTCCAGTATGGTTCCGGTAAAACCGGAGTACGGGGGAAAGTAAGGAAAGGGTGTGAAATGGTGGCCGATAGGATTGGCGATTTAAAAAAACAACAACGCGATAAAAAAAAATTGGTTAAAATAATCGTTGATACCTTCGGATTTAGCAGAGGAGCCGCTGCGGCAAGAAATTTTGCCTACGAAATCAACGGAAATAAAAGACCCAAAGATGTTGAGATCAAAAAAATCAGAAAAGTAATAGGATATACCCAGACCTATTCTCCTTATGGTCCGGTATCGGTTCCCGAATATGGAGATTTCTGGATAGATAAAGACAATATTGAGGTAGATCCGAAATATATCAAAGATGGTAAACTTCCAAAATTTGGCTTTTTGGGATACTATCTTTTAAGTAAAAAAATCTTATCAGAACAACAACTTGAAGACTTAGATCTTGATGTTCGTTTTATAGGGGTGTATGATACGGTATCTTCTTATGAAGAGTTTGGTGATATGGGAACATTGAAAAGAGTAGGCTGGCAAGGAATGAAGCATTCTGTTTTGGGACCAAATTATAATTTCGGAGATGATGTAGAGCAGTTACAGCTTAAGAATCCGGGACCTTACTTTAAAGCTGTTCATTTTACTGCAGCCAATGAACATCGGGAAAATTTTTCATTAACGAGATTTCCGGGGAGTATTGAAAAAGAATTTCCCGGAGTGCACTGTGATATTGGTGGTGCTTATGAGAACGGAACGGAAAGAGTGGATGAAATAGAAACTTCCAATCATAAACCCGTATGGTTCCTGAATAAACGCCGGCAACAACTGATTGATGAATGCTGGTTTGATAGTGAGCAGATCGAGATCAATAATAGCTTCCTGAATGTCCTTACCTTCGGAGGAGTATACCGTAAAATTACCGGAACCCGTTTTCTAAGGAAAGAATACAGCTATATCCCGCTGCATTTTATGGAAGAACTTGGTGAAAATCTTTACAATCATCAGTTAATGACAAAAACAGAAATCACCTTTTCCATAGAAAATGATAAATATTTGCCTCATGCAAAAGATCTTTTACACGGGTATGTATTTGAAAATGAGGGTAAATGGGATTTCAAAACAGATGAGGTGGTAGAAAAAGAAAAACAGGAGAAAGCCCTGCAAAGACTGTTGCATCCTGAGCCCGTACAGGAACCTGCTCATGAAGAATCTCCCGAAGAGAAACTGGATGAAAACGGGAATAAAATGAAAACCACAACATTGGAAGAAGTGACGGTTACTGCTTATCATCCCCAAACTCTATTACGAATTATGCGTAAGCAATACCTTCACTGGTCTGCCAACAGAGACTGGATGGGAATGGACCCCAACAATGATTATCAAAGAAGAATATATTAA
- a CDS encoding T9SS type A sorting domain-containing protein produces MVEIDDIPVGTIPFSSIATVTTIDNLNVTGDFVIKILNPNTGQRIAIDDLTCTCYSTLGVNESTKSVQVPIYPNPIKNGEYLHLNTIVNEVSIYDREGRLIKRSNVKDNSLLVNSLLNGVYFIKIGNSIYKFVVI; encoded by the coding sequence ATGGTAGAAATAGATGATATTCCGGTTGGGACAATACCTTTCAGTTCCATTGCAACTGTGACTACTATTGATAATTTGAATGTAACCGGTGATTTTGTAATTAAAATTTTGAACCCAAATACAGGACAGCGAATTGCAATTGATGATTTGACCTGTACATGTTATTCAACTTTAGGAGTTAATGAAAGCACTAAGTCGGTTCAGGTTCCAATTTATCCTAATCCGATTAAAAATGGTGAGTACCTACATCTTAATACAATAGTAAATGAGGTTAGTATTTACGATAGAGAAGGGAGGCTAATTAAAAGGTCAAATGTGAAAGACAATTCTCTATTGGTTAATAGTCTTTTAAATGGAGTATATTTCATTAAGATAGGTAACTCTATATATAAATTTGTTGTTATATAG
- a CDS encoding type II toxin-antitoxin system RelE/ParE family toxin, which produces MGIESIKHKGLRLLYVEGDVSKVQPHLVKKIKIILSVIDTLEKVPEDLKGLRHLEPHKLQGNLSEFWAISVSGNYRIIFKFDSDTQQATHLDLIDYH; this is translated from the coding sequence ATGGGTATTGAATCTATTAAGCATAAAGGCTTAAGATTGTTATACGTCGAAGGAGACGTAAGTAAGGTTCAACCACATTTAGTGAAGAAAATAAAAATTATACTATCTGTGATTGATACATTAGAAAAAGTTCCTGAAGACCTTAAAGGTCTTAGACATTTAGAACCTCATAAATTACAAGGCAATTTATCTGAGTTTTGGGCAATATCTGTTTCGGGAAATTATAGAATTATTTTTAAGTTTGACAGTGATACTCAACAAGCCACACATTTGGATCTTATTGATTATCACTAA
- a CDS encoding HigA family addiction module antidote protein, translating into MTIERHKSINVHAGEVLREFVIEPAELTVGEASTYLDVTRVTLSNILNGKSAITPNMALRISYVFGGTPDFWLRLQRKYDLMKAEIEFEEKGLKKFIVEK; encoded by the coding sequence ATGACAATTGAAAGACACAAAAGTATTAATGTCCATGCTGGAGAAGTTCTTAGAGAATTTGTAATTGAGCCAGCAGAGCTAACAGTGGGAGAGGCTTCTACATATTTAGATGTAACAAGAGTTACTCTTTCTAATATTCTTAATGGGAAAAGTGCAATTACTCCAAATATGGCCCTTAGAATAAGTTACGTCTTTGGAGGTACACCAGATTTTTGGCTTCGTTTACAAAGAAAGTATGACCTTATGAAAGCCGAAATAGAATTTGAAGAAAAAGGTTTGAAAAAATTTATCGTAGAAAAGTAG
- a CDS encoding ATP-binding protein, which yields MAQLDYIKDIAKYGLENDQERLLSVLNDLIEFSKKNRKLNFAIQLQSILKDSLQYQKSNSLTKIGSEVHLNRIEDKEISELILEKITSDYTLNNIIANENIYNELKFFIEEHQKINILQQFNLPVSNKLLLHGPSGCGKTLASYVIAGELNKMMVVVNLGAIVSSKLGETSKNLSKIFKKAAIEDCIIFLDEFDSLGKIRDYNQDHGEMKRVVNTILQLFDYLPQNSLVIAATNQKDMLDEALLRRFDNIIAFQLPNEQEVKKLVDLVLQNGNFKFDSKISANKIIKLCLGLSYYSIQKTLITAVKRSLFASKEPEKILSTKVSTSIWLKLVEAEKRSLNI from the coding sequence ATGGCTCAATTAGATTACATAAAAGATATTGCTAAATATGGTCTTGAAAATGATCAAGAGCGTTTATTATCTGTATTAAATGATTTAATTGAATTTTCAAAAAAAAATAGAAAACTCAATTTTGCAATTCAACTTCAATCAATACTAAAAGACTCTTTACAATATCAAAAGAGTAATTCTTTAACAAAAATCGGTTCGGAAGTACACTTAAATCGAATTGAAGACAAAGAGATTTCCGAATTAATCTTAGAAAAAATCACTTCGGATTATACTTTAAATAATATAATTGCAAACGAAAATATTTATAATGAATTAAAGTTTTTCATTGAAGAGCATCAGAAAATAAATATCTTACAACAGTTTAACTTGCCGGTATCCAATAAACTACTTTTACATGGACCTTCTGGGTGTGGAAAAACCTTAGCATCTTATGTAATTGCGGGCGAATTAAATAAAATGATGGTTGTTGTTAACTTAGGAGCTATTGTGTCTTCTAAATTAGGTGAAACAAGCAAGAATTTATCAAAGATATTTAAGAAAGCAGCCATTGAAGACTGCATTATCTTTTTGGATGAGTTTGATAGCTTAGGTAAGATTCGAGATTACAATCAAGATCACGGAGAAATGAAACGTGTTGTTAATACTATCTTACAACTATTTGATTATTTACCTCAAAATAGTCTTGTCATTGCGGCGACTAATCAAAAAGATATGTTGGATGAGGCTTTACTTAGAAGATTTGATAATATTATTGCTTTTCAACTTCCCAATGAGCAGGAAGTTAAAAAGCTAGTTGATTTAGTATTACAAAATGGTAATTTTAAATTTGATAGTAAGATTAGCGCAAATAAGATTATTAAATTATGTTTAGGACTATCTTATTATAGCATTCAAAAGACGTTAATTACTGCTGTAAAACGAAGCCTTTTTGCTAGTAAAGAACCAGAAAAAATATTATCTACCAAAGTAAGTACTTCTATTTGGCTTAAGCTTGTTGAGGCTGAAAAGCGATCTTTAAATATCTAA
- a CDS encoding S8 family peptidase encodes MVQLSLIDLPLDEIVKHEIINSLIHYLEDNELNYKYDNVNNRIELHHPTAEDIKTIIQNYDIIESATCSAFTTVRPGEFNTVQRQFSFNIDNKDEDLPIIGIIDTGISFDSALSDIIIKDTTFSLAGNPLIDQAGRNRLGHGTAVAGLAALGKYNHRNNFEGNIIADAKLLSIKISETGSGYISEVDLLKMLYDVKEKYPEIRLFTLTTCYGKFLENNETFSDYTYSLDKFSYETNSLIFICTGNNNNCIYDNTNYDLSYFHREDTNLSTPSDSLNNITIGAAADNLKDGAFLGIATGREFPTLYTRKGHIDLSAIYNPKKTNKNYFKPDVIESGGDVGYFRQNALDWMDEPALTLLSARPDIGIMQEVGTSFATPLVANLAARIIKNYPNLSNESIKALIINGASIKLIPFPSDAKNIHKRVIGNGLINDSKSLYSDENTATLILEDKIRSGKIRVYPINFPKYLIEENFGVVKKRFKITATLCFKFLPLRNNQLSYNPIHMAFSIFKNHSADDIIKADDKDAGFTSKLRSTLSWSENGRYVSKPLPYSNTQKIELRVNVDDLIKEDSTFKLAIHAKLSKQIVGGLPDSYPTEFPFSIALTIEETVKDPKGKLYDEIQLFNELEAIQHVELDLTSEINELDI; translated from the coding sequence ATGGTACAATTATCCTTAATAGATCTACCATTAGATGAAATAGTAAAGCACGAAATAATCAATTCTTTAATTCATTATCTTGAAGATAATGAATTAAACTATAAATACGACAATGTTAATAACAGAATAGAATTACACCATCCCACAGCTGAAGATATTAAAACAATTATTCAAAATTATGATATCATTGAAAGTGCTACTTGCTCAGCCTTCACCACTGTTCGCCCTGGAGAATTCAACACAGTCCAACGCCAATTCAGTTTTAATATTGATAATAAAGATGAAGACCTACCAATTATAGGAATTATAGATACTGGAATTAGTTTCGATTCAGCACTGTCAGATATAATTATCAAGGATACAACATTTTCTCTTGCAGGAAATCCGTTAATTGATCAAGCAGGGAGAAATAGATTGGGACATGGAACTGCAGTTGCAGGTTTAGCCGCTTTAGGAAAATATAATCATAGAAATAACTTTGAAGGCAATATTATTGCTGATGCAAAATTGTTATCAATAAAAATTAGTGAAACAGGAAGTGGATATATCTCAGAAGTAGATTTATTAAAAATGCTATATGATGTAAAAGAAAAATATCCAGAAATTAGATTGTTTACTCTAACAACATGCTATGGTAAATTTTTGGAAAATAATGAAACATTTTCAGACTATACATATAGCTTAGATAAATTTTCATATGAAACTAATAGTTTAATCTTTATTTGCACCGGCAATAACAATAATTGTATTTATGATAACACCAATTACGATTTATCTTATTTTCATAGAGAAGACACCAACCTATCAACTCCTTCTGATAGTCTAAATAATATTACTATTGGAGCAGCTGCAGATAATCTAAAAGATGGAGCGTTTCTTGGTATTGCTACAGGAAGGGAATTTCCTACATTATATACGAGAAAGGGACACATTGATTTATCAGCAATTTATAACCCTAAGAAAACCAATAAAAACTATTTTAAACCAGATGTTATAGAAAGCGGTGGCGATGTAGGATATTTCAGACAAAATGCTTTGGATTGGATGGATGAACCAGCTCTCACCTTATTATCAGCTCGTCCAGATATAGGCATAATGCAAGAGGTAGGTACAAGTTTCGCTACACCATTAGTAGCTAACCTTGCTGCAAGAATTATAAAAAATTACCCCAACCTATCCAATGAAAGCATAAAAGCTTTGATAATAAATGGTGCTTCAATAAAATTAATACCTTTCCCTTCTGATGCTAAAAATATCCATAAAAGGGTTATAGGAAATGGTCTAATCAACGATTCCAAAAGCCTTTATTCTGATGAAAATACTGCAACCTTAATTTTAGAGGATAAAATAAGAAGCGGTAAAATAAGAGTATATCCTATCAATTTCCCGAAATATTTAATTGAAGAAAATTTTGGTGTAGTAAAAAAGAGATTTAAAATTACAGCTACCTTATGTTTTAAATTCTTACCACTCAGAAATAATCAACTATCCTATAATCCAATACACATGGCTTTTTCAATATTCAAAAACCACTCTGCTGATGATATTATAAAAGCCGATGATAAAGATGCTGGTTTTACATCTAAACTTCGTTCAACATTATCTTGGTCTGAAAACGGAAGATACGTTTCCAAACCTTTACCATACTCTAACACTCAAAAAATAGAATTACGTGTAAATGTTGATGATTTAATTAAAGAGGATAGCACATTCAAATTAGCAATTCATGCAAAATTATCCAAGCAAATTGTTGGTGGGCTACCAGATAGCTATCCTACAGAGTTTCCATTTTCAATTGCATTAACTATTGAGGAAACCGTTAAAGATCCGAAAGGAAAATTATATGATGAAATACAATTATTTAATGAACTAGAGGCAATTCAACATGTTGAATTAGACCTAACTTCTGAAATCAATGAATTAGATATTTAA
- a CDS encoding MBL fold metallo-hydrolase, with protein sequence MKLKFLGTGTSQGVPVIGCTCEVCTSQNPKDKRLRSSVMITTEENKKILIDCGPDFRQQMLTNHEHTVDITLITHEHNDHVIGLDDMRPLIFKSGKDVPLYCYQRVAHEIKNRFPYAFADVRYPGAPAFELHEIENKPFEVLDTVITPIEVIHFKISVFGYKFKKLAYITDAGFISETEKEKLRDLDVLILNCIRKFDPHPAHFILPDVIKLFEELQPKKLFLTHISHHLGLHDIEDKELPDGIHLAYDGLELNF encoded by the coding sequence ATGAAGTTGAAATTTTTAGGAACGGGTACTTCGCAAGGTGTGCCAGTTATAGGCTGTACATGTGAAGTGTGTACTTCTCAAAATCCCAAAGACAAACGTTTACGCTCTTCCGTGATGATTACTACGGAAGAAAATAAAAAAATACTGATCGACTGTGGTCCTGATTTCAGGCAGCAGATGCTTACCAATCATGAGCATACGGTAGACATCACCCTGATTACCCATGAGCATAATGACCATGTGATCGGGCTGGATGATATGCGACCGCTTATTTTTAAAAGTGGCAAGGATGTTCCGCTGTATTGTTACCAGAGAGTGGCTCATGAGATAAAAAACCGTTTTCCCTATGCTTTTGCGGATGTAAGATATCCAGGAGCTCCGGCTTTTGAGCTTCATGAGATTGAAAATAAACCGTTTGAAGTATTAGATACCGTCATTACACCAATTGAGGTCATTCATTTTAAAATTTCCGTTTTTGGATATAAGTTTAAAAAACTGGCCTATATCACAGATGCCGGCTTTATTTCTGAAACGGAAAAGGAAAAATTAAGAGATCTTGATGTTTTAATTTTAAACTGTATCCGGAAATTTGATCCGCATCCGGCTCATTTTATTCTTCCGGACGTTATCAAACTTTTTGAAGAGCTGCAACCTAAAAAATTATTTCTCACTCATATCAGTCATCATTTAGGATTGCATGATATTGAAGATAAGGAGCTTCCGGACGGAATCCATCTTGCCTACGATGGTTTGGAACTTAATTTTTAA
- a CDS encoding GAF domain-containing protein, with translation MSELKKRLSSILESPKHNTEEKLEKVCHLLDQEISYFNWTGFYFKNGDKDELILGPYVGAPTDHTIIPYGKGICGQVAVSNETFVVPDVHEESNYLSCSIDTKAEIVVPIFKDGKNIGQIDIDSHTIDPFTAEDRELLEWLCNEVSRIL, from the coding sequence ATGTCAGAACTAAAGAAAAGACTTTCCTCAATTCTTGAAAGTCCTAAGCATAATACAGAAGAAAAACTTGAAAAAGTTTGCCACCTGCTGGATCAGGAAATTTCTTATTTCAACTGGACAGGTTTTTATTTCAAAAACGGAGATAAGGATGAATTGATCCTTGGTCCTTATGTGGGAGCTCCTACAGACCATACCATTATTCCGTATGGAAAAGGTATTTGCGGTCAGGTTGCAGTTTCCAATGAAACATTTGTGGTGCCTGATGTACACGAAGAAAGCAATTATTTAAGTTGCTCCATCGATACAAAAGCTGAAATTGTAGTTCCCATCTTTAAAGACGGAAAAAATATCGGCCAGATAGATATTGATTCTCATACGATTGATCCTTTTACAGCAGAAGATCGTGAGCTTTTGGAATGGCTTTGTAATGAAGTTTCCAGGATTTTATAA
- a CDS encoding cupin domain-containing protein has translation MSGTIILSEGAEFDHVIQEVAKYINLYVMPFEKDERSFTRIDKRESMYGGHGTVYMIQMFDQKELANNRLAAYMVLLNKGDESGFHTHNERNEQELYVVVHGTGEYRERMGKEGPIRKKMLQKGDITAIHSIGYHSIENTGQEPLIMFVITTNNP, from the coding sequence ATGTCCGGAACTATTATATTGTCTGAAGGAGCAGAGTTTGACCACGTTATACAAGAAGTTGCAAAGTATATCAACCTCTATGTAATGCCATTTGAAAAGGACGAAAGAAGCTTTACACGTATTGATAAACGTGAAAGTATGTATGGTGGTCACGGAACCGTCTATATGATTCAGATGTTTGATCAAAAAGAGCTGGCCAATAACCGTCTCGCTGCCTATATGGTTTTACTGAATAAAGGTGATGAATCAGGGTTTCATACTCATAATGAAAGAAACGAGCAGGAATTATATGTCGTAGTACACGGAACCGGAGAATACCGGGAAAGAATGGGAAAAGAAGGGCCAATACGCAAAAAAATGCTTCAGAAGGGTGATATTACCGCCATTCATTCGATAGGCTATCATTCCATTGAAAATACCGGTCAGGAACCTTTAATCATGTTTGTGATTACGACAAACAATCCGTAA